One Yoonia sp. BS5-3 genomic window carries:
- a CDS encoding LacI family DNA-binding transcriptional regulator codes for MSQKSAIMPAERSVTRVTISDVAAALNLTKSTVSRAMNGYPDISQATQLRVKRMAEQMNYQPLSQAQAIRTGRTRSLGLVLQLADHDAQRPFLAEFLAGLSEGATTAGYTLTVASADSDAHLTETIRALLRERKADGFILPRSMVNDPRVALLRAATVPFVLFGRQDDADECSWFDIRGEDAMRDAVLHLAALGHSRIGFVNGGTQYTYAKLRGDGFAQGMAQAGLEVDHNLIVENAVTMEEGAQAASRLLDMPHTPTAIICALDQVALGVYQTAADRKLSIGRDLSIIGYDGILEGTHLRPPLTTFSVDNKQAGAKLAALLIMRIQGAPAEELRETVSATFIQRGSTGPCPVA; via the coding sequence ATGTCACAGAAATCCGCAATTATGCCCGCCGAAAGATCTGTTACCCGTGTGACCATCAGCGATGTCGCTGCGGCGTTGAATTTGACAAAATCGACCGTGTCCCGCGCCATGAATGGCTATCCCGATATTTCGCAGGCCACCCAGCTGCGCGTCAAACGCATGGCCGAGCAGATGAACTATCAACCACTCAGCCAAGCGCAGGCGATCAGGACCGGCCGCACAAGATCCCTTGGCCTGGTGCTGCAGCTGGCCGATCACGATGCACAGCGTCCATTCCTGGCCGAATTTCTGGCCGGCCTGTCCGAGGGCGCCACGACAGCGGGCTACACCCTGACCGTCGCATCCGCTGACAGCGACGCCCATTTAACCGAGACGATCCGCGCGCTTTTGCGCGAGCGCAAAGCGGATGGTTTTATTTTACCCCGGTCGATGGTCAATGATCCACGTGTCGCTTTGCTGCGCGCCGCAACAGTGCCTTTTGTTCTTTTTGGCCGACAAGATGACGCGGATGAATGCAGTTGGTTCGATATTCGCGGTGAAGACGCCATGCGTGACGCCGTTTTGCATTTGGCCGCATTGGGACACAGCCGGATCGGCTTTGTGAATGGCGGCACACAATATACATACGCCAAGCTACGCGGCGATGGGTTTGCCCAAGGCATGGCGCAGGCTGGCCTGGAAGTTGACCACAACCTTATTGTAGAAAACGCTGTCACGATGGAGGAAGGTGCCCAAGCCGCATCACGCTTACTTGATATGCCGCATACCCCCACAGCGATTATCTGCGCCCTCGATCAAGTTGCGTTGGGCGTCTATCAGACGGCTGCGGATCGCAAATTGTCGATCGGCCGCGATTTATCTATCATTGGATATGATGGCATTCTGGAGGGGACCCATCTGCGCCCACCGCTGACCACGTTTTCTGTCGACAACAAACAAGCGGGTGCAAAGCTTGCCGCCCTTTTGATCATGCGCATCCAGGGCGCGCCGGCAGAAGAGCTGCGCGAGACTGTTTCGGCGACCTTTATTCAACGCGGATCAACGGGGCCCTGCCCCGTAGCCTAA